The following proteins are encoded in a genomic region of [Eubacterium] hominis:
- a CDS encoding HAD-IIA family hydrolase, producing METEKNRIREIMKNIKVFVLDMDGTIYLGNDLFPYTHTFLDKVKQTSREYYFFTNNSSKDIDTYIVKLNNMGINITKEQMMVSTHVILRYLKEHYGGKTLYVVGTPALVNEFKKHGWVINEENPDIVILGFDTTLTYEKLSKACHFIRNGATYFGINPDLNCPMENDTFIPDCGSMAKLIEASTGRYPEFFGKPSKRTLEYIIKETGHKADQIAIIGDRLYTDIAVADQSDVTSILVMSGETKSKDVEKSEIKPDIMIDNIGVLADLL from the coding sequence ATGGAAACAGAAAAGAATAGAATTAGGGAAATAATGAAGAATATCAAAGTGTTTGTACTGGATATGGATGGAACAATCTATTTAGGAAATGATTTGTTTCCATATACCCATACTTTCCTTGATAAAGTAAAACAAACAAGCAGAGAGTATTACTTCTTTACAAACAATTCCAGCAAGGATATTGATACCTATATTGTAAAATTAAACAATATGGGTATCAATATCACAAAGGAACAAATGATGGTTTCTACCCATGTAATACTTCGCTATTTAAAGGAACATTATGGTGGGAAAACACTTTATGTTGTGGGAACACCGGCATTAGTAAACGAATTTAAAAAACACGGATGGGTCATTAACGAAGAAAACCCAGATATTGTAATATTAGGGTTTGATACAACCTTAACATATGAAAAATTAAGTAAAGCATGTCATTTTATACGAAATGGAGCTACTTATTTTGGTATTAATCCAGATTTAAACTGTCCTATGGAGAATGATACCTTCATTCCGGATTGTGGCAGTATGGCAAAACTCATTGAGGCAAGTACAGGCCGATATCCAGAATTCTTTGGGAAACCAAGCAAACGAACATTGGAATATATCATCAAAGAAACTGGACATAAAGCAGATCAAATCGCTATTATCGGGGACCGTTTATATACGGATATCGCAGTCGCAGATCAAAGCGATGTAACGAGTATCTTGGTAATGAGTGGTGAAACAAAAAGTAAAGATGTGGAAAAAAGTGAGATCAAACCAGATATCATGATTGATAATATTGGTGTCTTGGCTGATCTTTTATAA